One window from the genome of Mycolicibacterium gadium encodes:
- the rplX gene encoding 50S ribosomal protein L24 encodes MKVHKGDTVLVVSGKDKGAKGKVLQAYPDRDKILVEGVNRIKKHTAISRNERGAQSGGIVTQEAAIHVSNVMVVDSDGKPTRIGYRTDEETGKKVRIAKTNGKDI; translated from the coding sequence ATGAAGGTCCACAAGGGCGACACCGTTCTGGTCGTCTCCGGCAAAGACAAGGGCGCCAAAGGCAAGGTGCTGCAGGCGTACCCGGACCGGGACAAGATCCTCGTCGAGGGCGTCAACCGGATCAAGAAGCACACCGCGATCTCGCGCAACGAGCGCGGCGCGCAGTCGGGCGGCATCGTCACGCAGGAGGCCGCCATTCACGTCTCGAACGTGATGGTCGTCGACTCCGACGGCAAGCCCACCCGCATCGGATACCGCACGGACGAAGAGACCGGCAAGAAGGTCCGTATCGCCAAGACCAACGGCAAGGACATCTGA
- the rplN gene encoding 50S ribosomal protein L14, whose product MIQQESRLKVADNTGAKEILCIRVLGGSGRRYAGIGDIIVATVKDAIPGGNVKRGEVVKAVIVRTVKERRRADGSYIKFDENAAVIIKADNDPRGTRIFGPVGRELREKRFMKIVSLAPEVL is encoded by the coding sequence GTGATTCAGCAGGAATCGCGGCTGAAGGTCGCCGACAACACGGGTGCCAAGGAGATCTTGTGCATCCGCGTGCTCGGCGGATCGGGGCGGCGTTACGCCGGCATCGGCGACATCATCGTGGCGACCGTCAAGGACGCCATCCCGGGCGGCAACGTCAAACGCGGCGAGGTCGTCAAAGCCGTCATCGTGCGCACCGTGAAAGAGCGTCGTCGCGCCGACGGCAGCTACATCAAGTTCGACGAGAACGCCGCCGTCATCATCAAAGCCGACAACGACCCGCGCGGCACGCGCATCTTCGGCCCCGTCGGCCGTGAACTGCGCGAAAAGCGCTTCATGAAGATCGTCTCGCTTGCCCCGGAGGTGCTGTAG
- a CDS encoding arylsulfatase encodes MATEFNGRIELDIRDSEPDWGPYAAPTAPEDAPNVLYLVWDDTGIATWDCFGGLVQMPTMSRIAERGVRLSQFHTTALCSPTRASLLTGRHATTVGMATIEEFTDGFPGCNGRIPNDTALLSEVLAEKGYNTYCIGKWHLTPLEESNLASTKRHWPLSRGFERFYGFMGGETDQWYPELVYDNHPVAPPGLPEDGYHLSKDIADRTIEFIRDAKVIAPDKPWFSYVCPGAGHAPHHVFREWSDRYAGTFDMGYERYREIVLENQKRLGIVPPDTELSPINPYSDVKGPNGEPWPAGDTVRPWDSLGDDDKRLFCRMAEVFAGFLSYTDDQIGRILDYLEESGQLDNTIIVVISDNGASGEGGPNGSVNEVKFFNGYVDTVEEGLRLMDDLGGPETYNHYPIGWAMAFNTPYKLYKRYASHEGGIADTAIISWPKGIAAHGEVRDNYVNVCDITPTVYDLLGIDPPLVVKGINQKPLDGVSFKVALDDPDAPTGKESQFYAMLGTRGIWHDGWFANAVHAASPAGWSHFDKDRWELFHIEADRSQCHDLAAEHPDKLEELKALWFSQAQKYNGLPLSDLNIIETLGRWRPYLTGTRESYFYYPGTADVGMGAAAEIQGRTFAVIAEVTIDTTGAEGVLFKHGGAHGGHVLFIQDGRLHYIYNFLGEEEQVLSSPGPVPQGTHTFGAAYTRTGTVEGSHTPLGDAALYIDDTEVASRTGVRVHPGTFGLAGATLSVGRNTGSPVSRAYRAPFAFTGGTIAQVNVDVSGQPYVDLEREFARAFAKD; translated from the coding sequence ATGGCGACCGAATTCAACGGCAGAATCGAACTCGACATCCGGGATTCGGAACCCGACTGGGGCCCCTACGCCGCGCCGACGGCGCCCGAGGATGCGCCCAACGTTCTCTACCTTGTGTGGGACGACACCGGCATCGCGACGTGGGACTGCTTCGGCGGTCTGGTCCAGATGCCGACGATGAGCCGCATCGCCGAGCGCGGAGTCCGGCTTTCGCAGTTTCACACCACCGCGCTGTGTTCGCCGACGCGGGCCTCGCTGCTGACGGGACGTCACGCCACCACTGTCGGCATGGCGACCATCGAGGAGTTCACCGACGGCTTCCCCGGCTGCAACGGGCGCATCCCGAACGACACCGCGCTGCTGTCGGAAGTTCTCGCCGAGAAGGGCTACAACACCTATTGCATCGGTAAGTGGCACCTGACGCCGCTGGAGGAGTCCAATCTCGCCTCCACCAAACGACATTGGCCGCTGTCGCGGGGATTCGAACGGTTCTACGGCTTTATGGGCGGCGAAACCGACCAGTGGTATCCCGAACTCGTATACGACAACCACCCCGTCGCGCCGCCGGGACTGCCGGAGGACGGCTACCACCTGTCGAAGGACATCGCCGACAGGACAATCGAATTCATCCGCGATGCCAAGGTGATCGCGCCCGACAAGCCGTGGTTCTCCTATGTCTGTCCCGGCGCCGGCCACGCGCCGCACCACGTCTTCAGAGAGTGGTCCGACCGTTACGCGGGCACCTTCGACATGGGTTACGAGCGCTACCGCGAGATCGTGCTGGAGAACCAGAAGCGTCTGGGGATCGTTCCGCCCGATACCGAACTGTCGCCGATCAATCCCTACTCGGATGTCAAGGGGCCCAACGGCGAACCGTGGCCCGCTGGAGACACCGTGCGGCCGTGGGATTCACTGGGGGACGACGACAAGCGGCTGTTCTGTCGCATGGCCGAGGTGTTCGCCGGATTCCTGAGCTACACCGACGACCAAATCGGGCGGATCCTGGACTATTTGGAGGAGTCCGGCCAACTCGACAACACCATCATCGTGGTCATCTCCGATAACGGTGCCAGCGGTGAGGGCGGACCGAACGGATCGGTGAACGAGGTCAAGTTCTTCAACGGCTATGTCGACACCGTGGAAGAAGGTCTGCGGCTCATGGACGACCTGGGCGGGCCGGAGACCTATAACCACTATCCGATCGGCTGGGCTATGGCGTTCAACACGCCGTACAAGTTGTACAAGCGGTACGCGTCGCACGAGGGCGGCATCGCCGACACGGCCATCATCTCCTGGCCGAAGGGCATTGCCGCACACGGTGAGGTTCGCGACAACTACGTCAACGTCTGCGACATCACCCCGACGGTGTACGACCTGCTCGGGATCGATCCTCCTCTGGTGGTCAAGGGCATCAACCAGAAGCCACTGGACGGTGTGAGTTTCAAAGTGGCCCTTGATGATCCGGATGCGCCGACGGGTAAGGAGTCGCAGTTCTACGCGATGCTGGGCACGCGCGGGATCTGGCACGACGGCTGGTTCGCCAACGCCGTGCACGCCGCCTCGCCTGCCGGCTGGTCGCACTTCGACAAGGACCGGTGGGAACTGTTCCACATCGAGGCCGACCGCAGCCAATGCCACGACCTGGCCGCCGAGCACCCGGACAAGCTCGAGGAACTCAAGGCGCTGTGGTTCAGCCAGGCGCAGAAGTACAACGGGCTGCCGCTCTCGGATCTGAACATCATCGAGACGCTGGGACGGTGGCGGCCCTACCTGACCGGCACCAGAGAGTCGTACTTCTACTATCCGGGCACCGCCGACGTCGGGATGGGAGCGGCCGCGGAGATCCAGGGTCGGACTTTCGCGGTCATCGCCGAGGTGACGATCGACACGACAGGCGCGGAGGGCGTGTTGTTCAAGCACGGCGGCGCGCACGGCGGCCACGTTCTGTTCATCCAGGACGGGCGGCTGCACTACATCTACAACTTCCTCGGCGAGGAGGAGCAGGTGTTGTCGTCGCCCGGGCCGGTTCCGCAGGGGACGCACACGTTCGGGGCTGCGTACACGCGCACCGGAACGGTCGAGGGCAGCCACACCCCGCTCGGCGACGCCGCGCTGTACATCGACGACACCGAAGTGGCGTCGAGGACGGGCGTGCGGGTACACCCCGGCACCTTCGGTCTCGCCGGGGCCACCCTGAGCGTCGGTCGCAACACCGGATCACCGGTGTCGCGGGCTTACCGGGCTCCGTTCGCGTTCACAGGTGGCACCATCGCCCAGGTGAACGTTGACGTGTCCGGTCAGCCCTATGTGGATTTGGAGCGCGAGTTCGCCCGCGCTTTCGCGAAGGACTGA
- a CDS encoding DUF2306 domain-containing protein, whose product MTYASRSRTGRLTPVLAAIVAAFLLFSLPPYFAGGTRVPSTFGLHYPLLVAHVMFGSVAMITAVAQIWPRLRSRHPVLHRRTGRVYVGAAIPAAVFAMVIGAATPFGPLLAGSNVLLGAVWLWFTINGFAAARQRRFADHRRHMVRSATVALSTITNRIWTPVLFISLQPLRDSVFKGNEEHYLWFVAGLGAWLGWTIPLATVQWWLTRKPHGPSSPVSQSELASPG is encoded by the coding sequence ATGACATACGCATCCCGGTCCCGGACGGGAAGGCTGACCCCGGTTCTCGCCGCGATCGTCGCGGCATTTCTGCTGTTCTCGCTGCCGCCCTACTTCGCCGGCGGCACCAGGGTGCCTTCGACCTTCGGTCTGCACTATCCGCTGCTGGTGGCTCACGTGATGTTCGGCAGCGTCGCGATGATCACCGCCGTCGCGCAGATCTGGCCGCGGCTGCGCAGCCGCCACCCGGTGCTGCACCGTCGGACCGGGCGCGTGTACGTCGGTGCGGCCATCCCCGCAGCGGTATTCGCGATGGTGATCGGCGCCGCCACGCCGTTCGGCCCGTTGCTGGCGGGCAGCAATGTGCTGCTGGGCGCGGTGTGGCTGTGGTTCACCATCAACGGGTTTGCGGCGGCACGACAGCGGCGATTCGCCGACCATCGCAGGCATATGGTGCGCAGCGCCACTGTCGCGCTCTCGACGATCACCAACCGGATCTGGACACCGGTGCTCTTCATCTCCCTGCAGCCCTTGCGGGACAGTGTCTTTAAAGGCAACGAGGAGCACTATCTGTGGTTCGTGGCCGGGCTTGGCGCTTGGCTGGGCTGGACTATCCCGCTGGCCACCGTCCAATGGTGGCTCACGCGGAAACCGCACGGGCCGTCGTCGCCGGTTTCTCAGTCTGAGCTCGCATCACCGGGGTAA
- a CDS encoding TetR/AcrR family transcriptional regulator, which produces MSDPLPRALEILWHEPSPSARSRGLSRERIVEAAVALADADGLAALSMARLAERLGCGTMSLYRHVANKDELVTFMLSTASGPPPIVDAADWRGALTDWATGLWDIYHRHPWVLSAAAAGPPADPGQLAWLNAGLAALGPTGLSERDKLAAVMAVLHYVRGAAALHIEAAHVEGPRYPDLLRRFVDAERFPALAAAVAAGVFDAADEDHLADFHSGLRQLLDGVAARIGADG; this is translated from the coding sequence ATGAGCGATCCCCTACCCCGCGCTCTGGAGATCTTGTGGCATGAGCCGAGCCCATCCGCGCGATCGCGCGGGCTGAGCCGCGAGCGCATCGTCGAGGCGGCCGTCGCGCTGGCCGACGCCGACGGCCTCGCCGCGCTGTCGATGGCCCGATTGGCCGAACGGCTCGGCTGCGGCACGATGTCGCTGTACCGGCACGTCGCCAACAAGGACGAGTTGGTGACCTTCATGCTCTCGACGGCGTCGGGTCCGCCACCTATCGTCGACGCGGCGGATTGGCGTGGCGCCCTGACGGATTGGGCCACGGGCCTGTGGGACATTTACCACCGGCACCCGTGGGTGCTATCGGCTGCGGCGGCCGGCCCGCCTGCCGACCCCGGCCAGTTGGCGTGGCTGAACGCCGGGCTGGCGGCACTCGGCCCGACCGGCCTGTCCGAACGCGACAAGCTCGCCGCGGTGATGGCCGTGCTGCACTATGTGCGCGGCGCGGCGGCGCTGCACATCGAGGCGGCACACGTCGAGGGCCCGCGCTACCCCGATCTGCTCCGCCGGTTCGTCGATGCGGAGCGGTTCCCGGCACTCGCCGCCGCCGTGGCGGCCGGTGTGTTCGATGCAGCCGACGAGGATCACCTCGCTGATTTCCACTCGGGCCTACGGCAGCTGCTCGACGGCGTGGCAGCCAGGATAGGGGCGGACGGTTGA
- the zwf gene encoding glucose-6-phosphate dehydrogenase has translation MATSKPQTISYPHPGSRPGRHDDYAVDPHVVVLFGATGDLARRKLIPGLAYLDQSELAPHIEIVATSLEDISTEDFLELAKNAIDEFGTHKLSDEQWTRFTETVTYVAQGAGPEALAAAVGAAEEKLGPDVRRLHYLSVPPKAARAVITMLKDANLVDRSRVVMEKPFGTDLASAVELNGFVHETFDESQIFRIDHFLGKEAAQNILAFRFANGLFEPIWNRNFIDHIQIDIPEALGLDERANFYESTGAFKDMVVTHLLQVMAFVVMEPPTALEPRAISEEKNKVFRSMLPINCADVVRGQFAGYRDLEGIAKDSDTETFIAMKVGIDNWRWAGVPVYLRTGKRMAEGIRIISIAFKEAPRSMFPAGSGVGAQGPDHLTFDLADNSKVSLSFYGKRPGPGMKLDKLSMQFSTQEIDTVGDVLEAYERLILDAMRGDHTLFTTAEGIESLWERSEPLLNDPPSVKSYPQGTWGPNPIHQLIAPNAWRLPFERAWRENKNGDDD, from the coding sequence GTGGCGACAAGCAAACCGCAGACCATTTCTTATCCCCATCCCGGCTCGCGTCCCGGCCGGCACGACGACTATGCCGTCGACCCGCACGTGGTGGTCCTGTTCGGCGCCACCGGCGATCTGGCCAGACGCAAGCTGATTCCCGGCCTGGCGTATCTGGATCAATCCGAGCTGGCACCTCACATCGAGATCGTCGCCACGTCGCTCGAAGACATCTCCACCGAGGATTTCCTCGAGCTGGCCAAGAATGCCATCGACGAGTTCGGCACCCACAAACTCTCGGACGAACAGTGGACCCGATTCACCGAAACCGTCACCTATGTGGCACAGGGCGCGGGGCCCGAAGCTCTGGCCGCCGCGGTCGGGGCCGCTGAAGAAAAACTCGGCCCCGACGTCCGGCGACTGCACTATCTGTCGGTGCCACCGAAGGCGGCACGCGCGGTGATCACGATGCTGAAGGACGCCAACCTGGTTGACCGTTCGCGGGTCGTGATGGAAAAGCCGTTCGGTACCGATCTGGCCAGCGCCGTCGAACTGAACGGCTTCGTCCACGAGACGTTCGACGAAAGTCAGATCTTCCGGATCGACCATTTCCTCGGTAAAGAGGCGGCACAGAACATTCTTGCGTTCCGCTTCGCCAACGGTCTGTTCGAACCGATCTGGAACCGCAACTTCATCGATCACATACAGATCGACATCCCCGAGGCACTCGGCCTGGATGAGCGTGCCAACTTCTACGAGAGCACCGGCGCGTTCAAGGACATGGTGGTTACCCATCTGCTGCAGGTGATGGCGTTCGTCGTGATGGAACCACCGACGGCACTGGAACCGCGCGCGATCAGCGAAGAGAAGAACAAGGTGTTCCGGTCGATGCTGCCGATCAACTGCGCCGACGTGGTGCGAGGTCAATTCGCCGGGTATCGCGATTTGGAAGGCATCGCAAAGGATTCCGATACGGAAACCTTCATCGCGATGAAGGTGGGAATCGACAATTGGCGGTGGGCCGGCGTCCCCGTCTACCTGCGGACGGGCAAGCGGATGGCCGAAGGCATCCGCATCATCTCGATCGCGTTCAAGGAGGCGCCGCGGTCGATGTTCCCGGCGGGATCCGGCGTCGGCGCGCAGGGCCCCGACCATCTGACCTTCGACCTGGCCGATAACTCCAAGGTGTCATTGTCGTTCTACGGTAAGCGACCCGGGCCCGGCATGAAGCTCGACAAGCTATCGATGCAGTTCTCGACCCAGGAGATCGACACTGTCGGCGACGTGCTCGAGGCTTACGAGCGCCTCATCCTCGACGCCATGCGCGGCGATCACACACTCTTCACCACTGCCGAGGGCATCGAATCACTGTGGGAGCGCTCGGAGCCGCTCCTCAACGACCCGCCGTCGGTGAAGTCATACCCGCAGGGCACGTGGGGCCCCAACCCGATCCATCAGCTGATCGCGCCCAACGCGTGGCGGTTGCCGTTCGAGCGGGCTTGGCGCGAGAACAAGAACGGTGACGACGACTGA
- a CDS encoding glycosyltransferase family 4 protein: MTPAQGNGAIDLLFDVRHIDQSGIGTYIGVYIPRLEEAFARQGRTLAVLADRDNVPPVAESTTVVISEPSGAPMYSVAEQRAWHRAVREARPKAMWVPHYPFPFTLFRPANRRIDFFSTVHDDSHLLPESISGNGRARRMYARTMLTIVARRSAAIFTPSRAAADALAKYVPAARFVVTPIPVSASWFEPVDPRLSPVRDRFILYLGNVKRHKNLSALLTAYTQVHQAIPQKLVIAGSGASVKVLDERIHAQAAALGDRVEMIGRLEFDELRSLVAAADLLVMPSLNEGAGLPPLEAMASHTAVLSSSIPALRETCGDGAEFFDPNDHTELAGLIRAYCLDDRARADLASRGWAHVTQRQADISTGAAADTILAKLDHLGSTN; this comes from the coding sequence ATGACGCCGGCACAGGGCAACGGAGCCATCGATCTGCTTTTCGATGTCCGCCACATCGACCAGAGCGGTATCGGAACCTACATCGGCGTGTACATCCCCCGGCTCGAGGAGGCTTTTGCCCGGCAGGGCCGCACCCTCGCCGTGTTGGCGGATCGCGACAACGTTCCTCCCGTTGCCGAAAGCACCACAGTCGTCATCTCAGAGCCGTCGGGCGCGCCGATGTACTCGGTCGCCGAGCAACGCGCATGGCATCGCGCGGTGCGGGAGGCTCGGCCGAAGGCCATGTGGGTGCCCCACTATCCGTTTCCGTTCACGCTCTTCCGCCCTGCCAACCGTCGAATCGATTTCTTCAGCACGGTGCACGACGACAGCCACCTGTTGCCGGAGAGCATCAGCGGCAACGGCCGCGCGCGGCGAATGTACGCACGCACGATGCTGACGATCGTCGCCCGAAGGTCAGCGGCAATCTTCACGCCGTCGCGGGCGGCCGCCGACGCCCTGGCGAAGTACGTTCCCGCCGCCCGGTTTGTCGTGACGCCGATTCCGGTGAGTGCGTCATGGTTCGAACCCGTCGATCCTCGATTGTCACCGGTGCGGGACCGCTTCATCCTGTATCTCGGCAACGTCAAACGGCACAAGAATCTTTCCGCGCTGCTCACCGCGTATACCCAAGTGCACCAGGCGATTCCGCAGAAGCTCGTGATCGCGGGCAGCGGTGCGTCGGTCAAGGTACTCGACGAGCGCATCCATGCGCAGGCCGCTGCCCTCGGAGACCGTGTGGAGATGATCGGACGACTGGAATTCGACGAACTGCGCTCGCTCGTCGCGGCCGCGGACCTGCTGGTGATGCCGTCTCTCAACGAGGGCGCCGGACTCCCCCCGCTCGAGGCGATGGCGTCGCATACCGCCGTCCTCAGCTCGAGCATCCCGGCACTGCGGGAAACCTGCGGCGACGGCGCCGAGTTCTTCGATCCGAATGATCACACCGAGCTGGCCGGTTTGATCCGCGCGTATTGCCTCGACGACCGGGCCAGAGCCGACCTGGCGTCGAGGGGCTGGGCGCACGTGACACAGCGCCAAGCGGATATCTCGACCGGTGCCGCGGCCGACACGATCCTGGCCAAGCTCGACCATCTCGGATCGACCAATTGA
- a CDS encoding glycosyltransferase family 4 protein: MRFAFLTELYPPHVGGQEVFFKELAEAMVLRGHSVDVYCIGHDTGLDRDVMVNGVHVRRNPCTNRYINPPIPALRRNWPAIIKYSAWVRRHVVAQHYDFHLLNQWPLLHVPALPRDVRARTGIHWCEIREDRIVGTAQKRLPRLAAANFAISQAVATAITEQSGRPCSVLPSGIVVTQYRAADRGERSGALYVGRLFPHKNLPLLIDAFELATARGFAGDLVIAGDGAARADIEEHARRSSVGSRVRVLGSVSEEQKIDLLSRAAVLGMPSQREGFPRVIAEAMASGLPVVTAKFPENGAKEIVAQYGAGVVCGTDPADFADALLTAQAQWDTFSQAGLAGARSLDWSGVARELETRAEEVIGTSR, encoded by the coding sequence ATGCGATTCGCGTTTCTCACCGAGCTGTACCCTCCCCATGTCGGGGGGCAAGAGGTGTTCTTCAAAGAGCTTGCTGAAGCCATGGTGCTGCGTGGCCATTCGGTGGACGTGTACTGCATCGGTCACGACACCGGCCTCGATCGCGATGTGATGGTCAACGGAGTGCACGTCCGCCGCAATCCCTGCACCAACCGTTACATCAACCCGCCCATACCCGCCCTGCGGCGGAACTGGCCTGCCATCATCAAGTACAGCGCCTGGGTGCGGCGCCACGTGGTAGCGCAACATTACGACTTCCACCTCTTGAATCAGTGGCCGCTGCTGCATGTACCCGCATTGCCCCGAGATGTCCGCGCACGTACCGGGATTCACTGGTGTGAGATTCGCGAAGATCGAATAGTGGGAACGGCGCAGAAGCGGTTACCGCGATTGGCCGCCGCGAACTTTGCGATCAGCCAGGCGGTGGCCACGGCAATCACCGAACAGTCGGGGCGTCCGTGTTCTGTGTTGCCGAGCGGCATAGTGGTCACCCAGTACCGAGCCGCCGACCGCGGCGAACGCTCGGGCGCGCTGTACGTCGGACGGCTGTTCCCCCACAAGAACCTGCCACTGCTCATCGATGCTTTCGAACTCGCCACCGCACGCGGATTCGCCGGCGACCTGGTGATCGCGGGCGACGGAGCGGCGCGTGCGGACATCGAGGAACACGCGCGGCGGTCGTCCGTCGGTTCGCGGGTGCGGGTGCTGGGCTCGGTCTCCGAGGAGCAGAAGATCGATCTGCTCTCCCGCGCCGCAGTGTTGGGCATGCCCAGCCAGCGCGAGGGCTTTCCGCGAGTGATCGCCGAGGCCATGGCGAGTGGCCTGCCCGTCGTCACGGCGAAGTTCCCCGAGAACGGCGCCAAAGAAATCGTGGCTCAGTATGGCGCGGGCGTGGTGTGCGGCACCGATCCCGCAGATTTCGCCGACGCGCTACTCACCGCACAGGCGCAGTGGGACACGTTCTCCCAAGCGGGACTCGCCGGTGCGCGATCATTGGACTGGTCGGGCGTCGCGCGCGAGCTCGAGACCAGGGCCGAAGAGGTCATTGGAACAAGCCGGTGA
- a CDS encoding NAD-dependent epimerase/dehydratase family protein gives MVTGGAGFVGRELVPMLSAKAEVLVADLLRYGTPDWLTRDDAAWAFQRVDIRDANATRAVVEDFQPDVIVHLAAIHYIPECDGDPSNAVATNVTGTVNLLTSCRPGTRFVFASSGAVYQPDEADHREFESALGPADIYGITKLHGEQYVQIFAAERGIKAAIVRLFNVIGPGETNPHLLPAIVAQLREGTESINLGNTWPKRDYIDVLDAAGGFAAAALGTNSDGADCEIVNLGSGRQYSVDEILDRMRSVLGLSFEVRQDPSRMRAVDRPFLGADISHIGEVFNWQPAHQLDETLQRTWANPEFLPALDGRLT, from the coding sequence ATGGTGACAGGTGGTGCCGGCTTCGTCGGCAGGGAACTCGTTCCGATGCTGAGCGCGAAAGCCGAGGTTCTGGTCGCGGATCTGCTGCGCTACGGCACACCCGACTGGCTGACGCGTGACGACGCGGCCTGGGCATTTCAGCGCGTCGATATCCGTGACGCGAATGCCACGCGCGCGGTCGTCGAGGACTTCCAGCCCGACGTCATCGTGCATTTGGCGGCGATCCACTACATCCCCGAATGCGATGGGGACCCGTCGAACGCCGTGGCGACCAACGTCACCGGCACCGTCAATCTGCTGACGAGCTGCCGACCAGGTACGCGGTTCGTCTTTGCGAGCAGTGGTGCCGTCTACCAACCGGACGAGGCCGATCACCGCGAGTTCGAGTCAGCGCTGGGCCCAGCAGATATCTACGGCATCACGAAGCTGCACGGCGAACAGTATGTGCAGATCTTCGCCGCCGAGCGCGGCATCAAGGCCGCCATCGTGCGGCTCTTCAATGTGATCGGCCCCGGCGAGACCAATCCGCACCTGCTACCGGCGATCGTCGCCCAGCTGCGCGAAGGAACGGAGTCGATCAACCTCGGAAACACCTGGCCCAAGCGCGATTATATCGACGTCCTGGACGCTGCCGGTGGTTTCGCTGCGGCTGCGCTCGGCACCAACAGCGACGGCGCCGACTGCGAGATCGTCAATCTCGGGAGCGGGCGCCAGTATTCGGTGGACGAGATCCTCGACCGGATGCGATCGGTCCTGGGCCTGAGTTTCGAGGTCCGCCAGGATCCGTCGCGCATGCGAGCCGTCGACCGTCCGTTCCTCGGCGCCGACATCTCGCACATCGGCGAGGTGTTCAACTGGCAACCGGCACACCAGCTGGACGAAACCTTGCAGCGGACATGGGCGAATCCGGAATTCCTGCCTGCCCTTGACGGACGGTTGACGTAG
- a CDS encoding glycosyltransferase family 2 protein codes for MSSPSRVRIGVAITTVGRWDELRNLLGDLAAQTRRPAAVAIAHHDHAGSADLDALIGSFADTLDIKTVVSDRGISNGRNAAAAALGDEVEWLWFPNDTNRVDADFLERIAHHCVAPTTACAVQMIDREGPRHPLPAPGTKFTKRTVWGAMEPATILRRDQFVAAGGFNPSLGSGADSPWQSGEGPDLLLRMSALDGFSVEWVPDIYVHAQTEFAHLPPPERRRKQRNYGRGHGYVLRTWHYPLWYRGAHLVAAALMPVRNPKKFGLRDSFALLVGRTEGVLGRPFTRNSDNQAILR; via the coding sequence GTGTCGAGCCCGTCCCGTGTGCGAATCGGCGTCGCCATCACCACGGTGGGCCGATGGGACGAGCTGCGAAACCTACTCGGCGACTTGGCCGCACAAACGCGCCGGCCGGCCGCGGTGGCGATTGCCCACCACGACCATGCGGGTTCCGCGGACTTGGACGCGCTGATAGGTTCCTTTGCCGACACCCTTGACATCAAAACCGTTGTGAGTGACCGCGGTATCTCGAACGGGCGAAACGCCGCCGCCGCAGCGCTCGGCGATGAGGTCGAGTGGCTCTGGTTTCCCAATGACACGAACCGGGTCGACGCCGACTTCTTGGAACGCATTGCGCATCACTGCGTGGCTCCGACCACGGCATGCGCGGTCCAGATGATCGATCGTGAAGGCCCACGACATCCACTGCCGGCACCCGGAACGAAATTCACCAAGCGCACCGTCTGGGGAGCCATGGAGCCCGCGACCATCCTCCGACGTGACCAGTTCGTCGCGGCCGGCGGGTTCAACCCGTCTCTTGGTTCGGGTGCGGATTCTCCGTGGCAGTCAGGGGAAGGCCCAGACCTGCTGCTACGGATGTCAGCTCTTGACGGCTTTTCGGTCGAGTGGGTACCCGACATCTACGTCCATGCCCAAACCGAATTCGCCCACCTACCGCCGCCGGAGCGCCGCCGCAAGCAACGGAACTACGGACGCGGCCACGGTTATGTGCTCCGCACATGGCACTACCCGCTTTGGTACAGGGGCGCTCACCTGGTGGCTGCCGCCCTGATGCCGGTGCGAAACCCCAAGAAATTCGGTTTGCGTGACTCCTTCGCCCTGCTTGTCGGCCGCACCGAGGGGGTGCTGGGCAGACCGTTCACCCGCAACTCCGACAATCAAGCGATCCTGCGATGA